CAAGCAGCTCGACTGGAGCTTTTCCCATCTGCCAATCAGACCAGATTGATTTTTATTCTTATCATCATGTTATTATTGAATAAAATATTTCGCGAGCAGGTCGCGCACTACCTGAAGCCTGCCGGGCTGTTAATTTTTCCGCAATTCCTTGACGGAGTGATTTTCTTTTTCATATAGTGATAGAGACAACTTTAGGTTGATCTTGCCGCCCATTTTAGCTATACAAAGTGGCTGTTGTCCAAAATGAATTCACGTTCATAAAATCCACTTTTTATCAATACAACTGATCCAAAAAATTGAGCAGGAGAAAGACACGATGGGAAAACATGATGATGCTTTTATCCTTTGGTTTGACGATATCGGTATTGAGGATGTGCCGCTGGTCGGCGGCAAGAATGCCTCGCTTGGTGAAATGTATCAGCATCTTACCTCGAAGGGGGTTGCCGTTCCCCATGGTTTTGCCATCACCGCCTATGCCTACCGCTATCTGCTGAAAGAGGCCGGTATCGAGGAGGAAATCAGGCAGGTCCTTTCCGATCTCGACACCGAGGATATGCACAACCTGGCGGAGCGTGGCGAGAAATGCCGCAACATCATCCGTCATGCCGAATTTCCTGACGACCTGCGCAAGGCCATTATCGAGGCGTACCAGAAAATGGAGGCCGAATACGGCAAAGGTGTCGATGTGGCGGTGCGCTCTTCGGCCACCGCGGAAGACCTGCCCGACGCCTCCTTTGCCGGCCAGCAGGAAACCTATCTGAACGTTCACGGCTACGACAATATCATCGAGAACTGCCGGAAATGCTTTGCCTCGCTTTTTACCAACCGCGCCATTTCCTATCGTAAACACCAGGGCTTCGGTCAGTTCGACGTCTATCTCTCGATCACCATCCAGAAAATGGTCAGGAGTGATTCCGCCTCTTCCGGTGTTCTCTTCTCCATCGATACCGAGTCCGGTTTCAAGGACGCGATCTTTATCACCGGCGCCTGGGGGCTCGGCGAGAACGTGGTCCAGGGCGCGGTCAACCCCGATGAATACTACGTTTTCAAACCGACCCTGAAACAGGGCAAGCGGCCGATCGTCGGGAAACGGGTCGGGTCGAAAGAGATCAAGATGATCTACGACAACGATCCAAGTACCGAAGAACCGGTCAAGAATATCGCCACCACCCCGGCGGAGCGGGCCGCTTATGTCATCAGCGATGACGAGATCCTCCAGCTCGCCAACTGGGCCTGCATCATTGAGGACCACTATAAGAAGGGGATGGATATCGAGTGGGCCAAGGATGGTGACGGGGTCAAGGTCGGCACTGGCAAGCT
This portion of the Pseudomonadota bacterium genome encodes:
- the ppsA gene encoding phosphoenolpyruvate synthase, which codes for MGKHDDAFILWFDDIGIEDVPLVGGKNASLGEMYQHLTSKGVAVPHGFAITAYAYRYLLKEAGIEEEIRQVLSDLDTEDMHNLAERGEKCRNIIRHAEFPDDLRKAIIEAYQKMEAEYGKGVDVAVRSSATAEDLPDASFAGQQETYLNVHGYDNIIENCRKCFASLFTNRAISYRKHQGFGQFDVYLSITIQKMVRSDSASSGVLFSIDTESGFKDAIFITGAWGLGENVVQGAVNPDEYYVFKPTLKQGKRPIVGKRVGSKEIKMIYDNDPSTEEPVKNIATTPAERAAYVISDDEILQLANWACIIEDHYKKGMDIEWAKDGDGVKVGTGKLFIVQARPETVHSQASKGVMETYKLKGKGPVIAEGLAVGTKIGKGAAHCIEDVKDISTFKKGEVLVTDMTDPDWEPIMKIAAAIITNRGGRTCHAAI